Proteins encoded by one window of Chondromyces crocatus:
- a CDS encoding NYN domain-containing protein, whose translation MYGKRTRAALFVDFDNIYLGLTRIDPYAAEVFATEPARWITWLERGLVGARAEGVEGAPSTAVLVRKCYLNPKTFHKYRPYFTRAAFEVVDCPPLTAQGKTSSDIRMVMDILDALSHPTRFEEFVIMSGDADFTPVLLRLRAHDRRTVVVAVGHAAAAYTAACDQVMPDDRFIADALGITSADEALSYTGAGSAAAGTRGSGSDAPPPMPTRIAAGDGPSTPRSTSGEGDQGPLLAQIAEAVYQATRAAGQLPARSLPRIYLRFPEFSASKDWLGFRGLRALTEETLRREPRLRLIDTDAESWFLVALPVTEEAPLEARSHALRASIVRVVRSYVTNSPGPVTLASASHEVLRRLGSEVVDEHWGEAGSLRDLLLDVADPALVVLERDGVEMLADPGRHRLLSPDTEETTPTAVADLPASVQRIRQITGAPSLPSIEFAAVFQVLSEVLSERSFHLGVASKLARDRLAERSCSASRVAVTLVVRGIIHGGLPLYDAPRAWPPRVLGHAFLRNVLALCEVAQLSLTSEERNELERWLLGALPPDEHTPASGIPLSAAFLPPSTAVPKSVRTSPQGGTPAE comes from the coding sequence ATGTACGGCAAGCGAACGCGCGCCGCCCTGTTCGTCGACTTCGACAACATCTACCTCGGCCTGACGCGGATCGATCCGTACGCGGCCGAGGTGTTCGCGACAGAGCCTGCGCGCTGGATCACCTGGCTCGAACGCGGTCTGGTGGGTGCCAGGGCCGAGGGCGTGGAGGGCGCTCCGTCGACGGCGGTGCTGGTCCGCAAGTGCTACCTGAACCCGAAGACCTTCCACAAATACCGGCCGTACTTCACGCGCGCGGCGTTCGAGGTGGTCGACTGTCCGCCGCTGACGGCGCAAGGAAAGACCAGCTCGGACATCCGGATGGTCATGGACATTCTCGATGCGCTGAGCCATCCGACGCGCTTCGAGGAGTTCGTGATCATGTCCGGCGACGCCGACTTCACGCCGGTGCTGCTGCGGCTGCGGGCGCACGATCGGCGCACGGTGGTGGTGGCCGTGGGCCACGCGGCGGCGGCCTACACGGCGGCGTGCGATCAGGTCATGCCCGACGATCGGTTCATCGCGGACGCGCTCGGGATCACGAGCGCCGACGAGGCGCTGAGCTACACCGGCGCGGGGAGCGCTGCGGCCGGGACGCGCGGGTCGGGCAGCGACGCGCCGCCCCCCATGCCGACGCGTATCGCAGCGGGAGACGGGCCGAGCACGCCACGCTCCACCTCGGGCGAGGGAGATCAGGGGCCGCTGCTCGCCCAGATCGCCGAGGCGGTGTACCAGGCGACGCGGGCGGCAGGGCAACTGCCGGCGCGGTCGTTGCCGAGGATCTACCTGCGCTTTCCGGAGTTCAGCGCGAGCAAGGACTGGCTCGGTTTCCGCGGGCTGCGGGCGCTGACGGAGGAGACGCTGCGGCGGGAGCCGCGGCTGCGGCTGATCGACACCGACGCCGAGAGCTGGTTCCTGGTGGCGCTGCCCGTGACCGAGGAGGCGCCGCTCGAGGCCCGCTCTCACGCGCTGCGAGCGAGCATCGTGCGGGTGGTGCGCTCGTACGTGACGAACTCACCCGGGCCGGTGACGCTGGCGTCGGCGTCGCACGAGGTGCTCCGTCGCCTGGGGAGCGAGGTGGTCGACGAGCACTGGGGCGAGGCGGGCTCGCTGCGCGATCTGCTGCTCGACGTGGCCGACCCGGCGCTGGTGGTGCTGGAGCGCGACGGCGTGGAGATGCTGGCCGATCCAGGGCGGCACCGGCTGCTGTCGCCGGACACCGAGGAGACGACGCCGACGGCCGTGGCGGACCTGCCCGCTTCGGTGCAGCGGATCCGGCAGATCACCGGCGCGCCGAGCTTGCCCTCGATCGAGTTCGCGGCGGTGTTCCAGGTGCTCTCGGAGGTGCTCTCGGAGCGGTCGTTCCACCTGGGGGTGGCGTCGAAGCTGGCGCGTGATCGGCTCGCCGAGCGGTCGTGCAGCGCGTCGCGTGTGGCGGTGACGCTGGTGGTGCGTGGGATCATCCACGGTGGGCTTCCGCTGTACGACGCGCCGCGGGCGTGGCCTCCGCGGGTGCTTGGGCATGCGTTCCTGCGCAACGTGCTCGCCCTGTGCGAGGTCGCTCAGCTGTCGTTGACCTCCGAGGAGCGCAACGAGCTGGAGCGGTGGTTGCTGGGGGCGCTGCCGCCGGACGAGCACACGCCCGCGTCGGGGATCCCGCTCTCGGCCGCGTTCCTGCCGCCGAGCACGGCGGTGCCGAAGAGCGTCCGTACCTCGCCGCAAGGTGGTACGCCCGCGGAGTGA
- a CDS encoding DUF6918 family protein produces the protein MSLSEKLTDPSKKAQVIDDCCRLIDQEVGDKGGLSGFAVKAAYSAVKGVKPGFVAHVVERLLPEFVGKLDPIWLEGVEKGKPADHLTANRSRVADALLSVTDAKARNSSNGVVRGAYDKLRGSAKKHVEDAVPRLSQLLQKHAG, from the coding sequence ATGAGTCTCAGCGAGAAGCTGACGGATCCGAGCAAGAAGGCCCAAGTGATCGATGATTGCTGCCGCTTGATCGACCAGGAGGTCGGCGACAAGGGTGGGCTCTCCGGCTTCGCGGTCAAGGCGGCTTACAGTGCGGTGAAGGGGGTGAAGCCCGGCTTCGTCGCGCACGTGGTGGAGAGGCTCTTGCCGGAGTTCGTCGGGAAGCTCGATCCGATCTGGCTCGAGGGTGTCGAGAAGGGGAAGCCCGCGGATCATCTGACGGCCAACCGCTCGCGGGTCGCGGACGCGCTGCTGAGCGTGACCGACGCGAAGGCGAGGAACTCGAGCAACGGCGTCGTCCGTGGCGCGTACGACAAGCTCCGGGGCTCGGCGAAGAAGCACGTCGAGGACGCGGTGCCTCGGCTGAGCCAGCTGCTCCAGAAACACGCAGGCTGA
- a CDS encoding NTP/NDP exchange transporter — MNDTTSTSTGLRAKLRATLFGAEPLRPRESRSVFWGALVAFAVLGTWYFIRPVRDEIATRLRPELSSLTTATFVVMLVAMPLYAAVVKWSTPRRLVPGIYLGSAGMLVAFWLALGHLPEAGALWVERAFFVWSSVFSVFAISVLWALMADVFHEKQAKRFFGAIAAGGSLGGIVGSAAASLVLAPPEAAAFLKVSPSGMLLLAAGILVPTTLAVRGIHAEPEALGAGERGAEAQGDAAEEAKAQGTKAEGTKAQGAGVPTEEQPIRGTVWSSLLAPLRSPYLLAVCGYLFLYTITSTFLYFQQTSIVGAAIADKGERAALFARIDLVVNSVTFLAQLFLASHAMLRLGVGVTLCVVPVLTLLGFGVLTQAPVLSVVVGFQVVRRIANFSLSRPAREVLFTVVSREDKYKAKAFIDTVIYRGGDTLSAWMYTGFEALGLALSGLAGIAAALSGAWFAIAVFLGRSHARRSREVEAAREEGAVDQRV; from the coding sequence ATGAACGACACGACCTCGACGTCCACTGGTCTCCGCGCGAAACTCCGCGCGACGCTCTTCGGCGCGGAGCCGCTGCGGCCCAGGGAATCGAGGAGCGTGTTCTGGGGCGCGCTCGTGGCGTTCGCGGTGCTGGGGACGTGGTACTTCATCCGGCCCGTGCGCGACGAGATCGCGACGCGGCTCCGGCCAGAGCTGTCTTCGCTGACCACGGCGACGTTCGTGGTGATGCTGGTGGCGATGCCGCTCTACGCGGCGGTGGTGAAGTGGTCGACGCCGCGGCGGCTGGTGCCCGGGATCTACCTGGGGTCGGCCGGGATGCTGGTGGCGTTCTGGCTCGCCCTCGGGCACCTGCCGGAGGCAGGGGCGCTCTGGGTGGAGCGGGCGTTCTTCGTGTGGTCGAGCGTGTTCAGCGTGTTCGCGATCTCGGTGCTCTGGGCGTTGATGGCGGACGTGTTCCACGAGAAGCAGGCGAAGCGGTTCTTCGGGGCGATCGCGGCCGGGGGGAGCCTGGGGGGGATCGTGGGCTCGGCCGCGGCGTCGCTGGTGCTCGCGCCGCCGGAAGCAGCGGCCTTCCTGAAGGTGTCGCCGTCCGGGATGCTGCTCCTGGCCGCTGGGATCCTGGTGCCGACGACGCTCGCGGTCCGCGGCATCCACGCCGAGCCAGAGGCGCTCGGCGCGGGAGAGCGAGGGGCGGAGGCGCAAGGAGACGCGGCGGAGGAAGCGAAGGCGCAGGGGACGAAGGCCGAAGGGACGAAGGCACAGGGAGCGGGGGTCCCGACGGAGGAGCAGCCGATCCGGGGGACGGTGTGGTCGTCGCTGCTGGCGCCGCTGCGGTCGCCTTACCTGCTGGCGGTGTGCGGGTATCTGTTCCTGTACACGATCACGTCGACGTTCCTGTACTTCCAGCAGACGAGCATCGTGGGGGCGGCGATCGCGGACAAGGGGGAGCGGGCGGCGCTGTTCGCGCGGATCGATCTCGTCGTGAACAGCGTGACCTTCCTGGCGCAGCTCTTCCTGGCGTCGCACGCGATGCTCCGGCTCGGGGTGGGGGTGACGCTGTGCGTGGTGCCGGTGTTGACGCTGCTCGGCTTCGGGGTGCTCACGCAGGCGCCGGTGCTCTCGGTGGTGGTGGGCTTCCAGGTGGTGCGGCGCATCGCGAACTTCTCGCTGTCGCGTCCAGCGCGCGAGGTGCTGTTCACGGTGGTGTCGCGCGAGGACAAGTACAAGGCGAAGGCGTTCATCGACACGGTGATCTACCGGGGCGGCGACACGCTGAGCGCCTGGATGTACACGGGGTTCGAGGCGCTGGGGCTCGCACTCTCGGGGCTGGCCGGGATCGCGGCGGCGCTGTCAGGGGCGTGGTTCGCGATCGCGGTGTTCCTGGGGAGGAGTCACGCGCGGCGGTCGCGGGAGGTGGAGGCCGCGCGAGAGGAAGGCGCTGTCGATCAGAGGGTGTAG
- a CDS encoding NADP-dependent oxidoreductase, with the protein MTTSRSAWVGVGSLLMLALGALSSASCAASSETRGALAPAEASVDPAASGSSPDAKAEPTPATMKAVRIHEFGGAEVLRYEDVPRPVAQEGELLVRVVAAGVNPLDSKVRAGSLRGLIRLPYTLGWELSGVVEAVGPKVTAFKPGDAIYTYMGRERGGAHAEYAIVPERQASRKPSTLSFRDAAAVPASALTAWQALYESGHLRAGQTVFVQGGSGGLGGYAIQFAKLRGARVIASASTKNLDLLRQLGADEVVDYTTTRVTDVVRNVDVVLDAVGGEVLTAAIPLVRRGGFVVTLVGTPDAATLEKHGALGVGANVRPDAKQLDAIRGLFEAGKLQVHVTQTYPLAEVEKAHAQIATGHTRGKLVLLIGEEPK; encoded by the coding sequence ATGACCACGTCGCGCTCGGCCTGGGTCGGGGTGGGATCGTTGCTGATGCTGGCGCTCGGGGCGCTCTCCTCGGCGTCGTGCGCGGCCAGCTCGGAGACGCGAGGGGCGCTCGCGCCAGCGGAGGCCTCGGTCGATCCGGCGGCCTCGGGAAGCTCGCCGGACGCGAAGGCCGAGCCGACGCCGGCGACGATGAAGGCGGTGCGCATCCACGAGTTCGGCGGGGCCGAGGTGCTGCGCTACGAGGACGTGCCGCGTCCGGTGGCGCAGGAGGGGGAACTCCTGGTGCGCGTCGTGGCGGCCGGGGTGAACCCGCTCGACAGCAAGGTGCGCGCTGGCAGCCTGCGTGGGCTGATCCGGCTGCCGTACACGCTGGGGTGGGAGCTGTCGGGGGTCGTGGAGGCCGTGGGGCCGAAGGTGACGGCGTTCAAGCCGGGGGACGCGATCTACACGTACATGGGGAGGGAGCGCGGTGGCGCGCACGCGGAGTACGCGATCGTGCCGGAGAGGCAGGCGTCGCGAAAGCCGTCGACGCTCTCGTTCCGGGACGCAGCGGCGGTGCCGGCGTCGGCGCTGACGGCGTGGCAAGCGCTGTACGAGTCGGGGCACCTGCGGGCCGGGCAGACGGTGTTCGTCCAGGGGGGCTCGGGCGGGCTCGGTGGGTACGCGATCCAGTTCGCGAAGCTCCGGGGCGCGCGGGTGATCGCATCGGCATCGACGAAGAACCTGGATCTGCTGCGGCAGCTCGGGGCCGACGAGGTCGTCGACTACACGACGACGCGGGTCACCGACGTGGTGCGCAACGTCGACGTGGTGCTGGACGCGGTGGGTGGCGAGGTGCTGACGGCGGCGATCCCGCTGGTGCGCCGGGGCGGCTTCGTGGTGACGCTGGTGGGCACGCCCGACGCCGCGACGCTGGAGAAGCACGGTGCGCTCGGGGTGGGGGCGAACGTGCGGCCGGACGCGAAGCAGCTCGATGCGATCCGGGGGCTCTTCGAGGCCGGGAAGCTCCAGGTCCACGTGACGCAGACGTACCCGCTGGCAGAGGTGGAGAAGGCGCACGCGCAGATCGCGACGGGGCACACGCGGGGGAAGCTGGTGCTCCTGATCGGCGAAGAACCGAAGTGA
- a CDS encoding SET domain-containing protein-lysine N-methyltransferase, which produces MRLCTLLASYERSESPFHGLDPYPDPSLWAPSHEWEVCLVDKATAVRTVRQLAKRGFDAFVNLCDGTWEEDCAGLEVVIELERQGQAYTGADPHFYPITRKAMKLMCHAVGIDTPRHVFAESRDEAELAAAHLRFPLFVKHPDGYGSLGLTAASRVTHADALFARVDQVVDAHGGALIEEFVEGREFTVLVAEPPAGERSPRCYPPLEVVFPPGESFKHFDLKWRGYDDLSSRPVEDADLAERLQGVAARIFEALKGVGYARCDIRMDRDGRLYLLDVNSNPGLFYPPEAPGAADLILSHDPGGHRGFIEHILTTALRRRDLRRPKWTLRHHPERGLGIVATVDIAAGERVFCNEERPMQLVTRAHVERTWPSWRKQVFARWAHPISDEVHAMWSDDPEAWFPTHHSCDPTVALDGLDFVARRPIRKGEAITLDHATLAGPSRSPSPCPCGSALCRGTIRSAALLAP; this is translated from the coding sequence ATGCGGCTGTGTACCCTGCTGGCGTCTTACGAGCGCTCGGAGTCGCCGTTTCACGGGCTCGACCCGTACCCGGACCCGTCCCTCTGGGCCCCGTCGCACGAGTGGGAGGTGTGCCTCGTCGACAAAGCCACGGCGGTACGCACCGTGCGACAGCTCGCCAAGCGCGGCTTCGATGCCTTCGTGAACCTCTGCGACGGCACCTGGGAAGAGGACTGCGCCGGCCTCGAGGTGGTCATCGAACTCGAACGCCAGGGCCAGGCCTATACGGGTGCGGACCCGCATTTCTACCCGATCACCCGCAAGGCCATGAAGCTGATGTGCCACGCCGTCGGCATCGACACCCCGCGTCATGTCTTCGCCGAGAGTCGTGACGAGGCGGAGCTCGCCGCCGCTCACCTGCGCTTCCCGCTCTTCGTCAAGCATCCGGACGGCTATGGCAGCCTCGGCCTCACTGCCGCGAGCCGCGTGACCCACGCCGACGCCCTGTTCGCCAGGGTCGACCAGGTGGTGGACGCGCATGGCGGCGCGCTCATCGAGGAGTTCGTCGAGGGGCGCGAGTTCACCGTGCTCGTGGCGGAGCCGCCCGCCGGCGAGCGCTCCCCGCGCTGCTACCCCCCGCTCGAAGTCGTGTTTCCCCCCGGAGAATCGTTCAAGCATTTCGATCTGAAATGGCGCGGCTACGATGATCTCTCGTCGCGCCCCGTCGAGGACGCCGACCTCGCCGAACGATTGCAAGGCGTGGCGGCGCGCATCTTCGAGGCGCTGAAGGGCGTGGGCTATGCGCGCTGTGACATCCGCATGGACCGCGACGGCCGGCTCTACCTGCTCGACGTGAACTCGAACCCCGGCTTGTTCTACCCGCCCGAAGCCCCGGGCGCCGCGGACCTGATCCTCTCCCACGACCCGGGGGGGCACCGGGGCTTCATCGAACACATCCTGACCACGGCCTTGCGCCGTCGCGACCTGCGCAGACCGAAATGGACCCTCCGCCACCACCCCGAGAGAGGCCTCGGCATCGTGGCCACCGTCGACATCGCCGCAGGCGAGCGCGTGTTCTGCAACGAGGAGCGCCCCATGCAGCTCGTGACCCGCGCGCACGTGGAGCGCACCTGGCCCTCCTGGCGAAAGCAGGTCTTCGCCCGGTGGGCCCACCCGATCTCGGACGAGGTCCACGCCATGTGGAGCGACGACCCGGAGGCGTGGTTCCCCACCCACCACAGCTGCGACCCCACCGTGGCCCTCGACGGCCTCGATTTCGTCGCGAGGCGCCCGATCCGCAAGGGCGAAGCCATCACCCTCGATCACGCGACCCTCGCGGGACCGAGCCGCTCCCCCTCCCCTTGCCCGTGCGGCAGTGCCCTGTGCCGAGGCACGATCCGCAGCGCGGCTCTCCTCGCACCGTGA
- a CDS encoding acyltransferase family protein: MQSPPAVADSVPAERRRLPILTGYRFVLASVVLFAHTFYHAQFFRTDPQTDPFRLTLLPATAAVSSFFVLSGFILTWSAPPSDPPRAFWRRRAAKIFPNHVLTWLVTILFLATISTPSLLPGAEAGLDAGTAFINLVLLQNWVPRIDYLGSVNPVSWSISCEAFFYALFPFLHPRFQRIPAHRLWRWFALVAALIVLFPALTYLLREPHTGTWWMPLPITQVWLVYFFPPTRLLEFILGILAARLVQARLWPRLPLWPPLLLGGLVFLAIPILPTAYLFGAALAVPLAMVIPTLATRDLAGHTGWLGHPVLIALGNASYALYLVHYPVLRIFRHAVGPQQRFAWWSGTLLALAAMAISIVVAVLMYTHLEEPIVRRHGRRRHVATDGPGATGIP; the protein is encoded by the coding sequence ATGCAATCGCCACCCGCAGTTGCAGACTCCGTCCCTGCCGAGCGTCGGAGGCTGCCCATACTCACCGGCTATCGGTTCGTGCTCGCCTCGGTGGTCTTGTTCGCCCACACCTTCTATCATGCTCAGTTCTTTCGAACCGACCCGCAGACGGATCCATTCCGTCTCACCCTGTTACCCGCGACGGCCGCGGTGTCGTCCTTCTTCGTCCTCAGCGGGTTCATCCTGACCTGGTCGGCGCCTCCATCGGACCCTCCTCGTGCCTTCTGGCGGCGCCGTGCGGCCAAGATCTTTCCCAATCATGTGCTGACGTGGCTGGTCACCATCCTCTTCCTGGCGACGATATCGACGCCATCCCTGCTACCCGGCGCAGAAGCAGGCCTCGACGCTGGCACGGCCTTCATCAACCTGGTCCTGCTCCAGAACTGGGTGCCACGAATCGACTACCTCGGCAGCGTCAACCCGGTGAGCTGGTCGATCTCCTGCGAGGCCTTCTTCTACGCGCTCTTCCCATTCCTTCATCCCCGGTTCCAGCGAATCCCTGCGCACCGGCTGTGGCGCTGGTTCGCCCTCGTCGCAGCGCTCATCGTTCTCTTTCCCGCCCTCACCTACCTCCTTCGAGAGCCACACACGGGCACCTGGTGGATGCCCTTGCCCATCACGCAAGTATGGTTGGTCTATTTCTTCCCACCCACGCGACTGCTCGAATTCATCCTGGGAATCCTCGCGGCGCGACTCGTTCAGGCACGCCTGTGGCCGCGGCTTCCTCTGTGGCCACCGCTGCTCCTCGGTGGCCTCGTCTTCCTGGCCATTCCGATCCTGCCAACCGCCTACCTCTTCGGCGCCGCCCTGGCGGTTCCCCTCGCGATGGTCATCCCCACCCTGGCCACCAGAGACCTCGCCGGCCACACCGGATGGCTGGGGCATCCTGTCCTGATTGCCCTCGGCAATGCTTCCTACGCCCTCTACCTCGTGCACTACCCCGTCCTGCGCATCTTCCGACACGCCGTCGGCCCCCAGCAGCGCTTTGCCTGGTGGTCGGGAACCCTTCTGGCACTCGCCGCAATGGCCATCTCCATCGTCGTCGCCGTCCTCATGTACACCCATCTCGAGGAGCCGATCGTTCGACGCCACGGGCGCCGCCGCCACGTCGCCACCGACGGACCTGGCGCGACGGGCATCCCATAG
- a CDS encoding PE-PGRS family protein translates to MVSLNDCTLEASNGGKGGAGGAWQEGGAGGAGGPGGNPSGNAKRGCSGGAGGFGGAGGQGGGGRGGHALAIAYSGATVSTSQEVRLTQGEAGLGGEGSSQQNAGAPGIKAPQQEFP, encoded by the coding sequence ATGGTCTCTCTGAACGACTGCACCCTCGAAGCCAGCAATGGCGGTAAGGGAGGTGCTGGTGGCGCCTGGCAAGAGGGGGGTGCTGGCGGCGCTGGCGGCCCAGGGGGGAACCCAAGTGGGAACGCCAAGCGAGGTTGCAGTGGCGGAGCAGGAGGATTTGGCGGTGCAGGGGGGCAGGGCGGTGGTGGCCGTGGTGGTCACGCCCTTGCCATTGCCTATAGCGGCGCGACCGTCAGCACCTCACAAGAGGTCCGTCTGACACAAGGCGAGGCAGGATTGGGAGGCGAGGGCAGCTCTCAGCAGAACGCTGGCGCGCCAGGCATCAAGGCCCCGCAGCAAGAGTTCCCCTGA
- a CDS encoding PE-PGRS family protein, with product MSIEATLSLNGCALEAGNGGKGGLGGDLQLGGIGGTSGPGGTGVNLSRAGCRGGDGGDGGRGGPGGGGAGGHTLSIAFKGTPVSTSGEIRRLQGSAGPGGLGGDGNGANNAGESGSKADAQEFP from the coding sequence GTGAGCATCGAGGCAACGCTGTCTCTGAACGGCTGCGCCCTCGAAGCAGGGAACGGCGGCAAGGGCGGACTCGGCGGCGATCTCCAACTCGGAGGGATTGGTGGAACGTCGGGACCAGGAGGCACGGGAGTCAACCTGTCCCGCGCAGGCTGCAGAGGGGGGGACGGAGGGGACGGCGGTCGAGGGGGCCCCGGTGGCGGTGGCGCCGGAGGACACACCCTCTCCATCGCCTTCAAGGGCACCCCGGTCAGCACGAGCGGCGAGATCCGCCGCTTGCAAGGCTCCGCGGGTCCAGGCGGGCTAGGTGGTGATGGCAACGGGGCGAACAACGCGGGGGAGTCCGGCAGCAAAGCCGACGCACAAGAGTTCCCCTGA